A region from the Haloarcula limicola genome encodes:
- a CDS encoding DegT/DnrJ/EryC1/StrS family aminotransferase, with translation MSDTRPLEPDIAIASPDVGETELRRIHDVLRSGHLSGGDEVAAFGEEFADYCTVAHGVPTSNGTTALHAALEALELGAGDTVLTTPFSFVATANAVRHVGATPVFADIDPTTYNLDPEAVEATAESHGDIDAIVAVHLYGCPAPMAELRELADRYDAALVEDAAQAHGAAYRGRPVGSLGDVACFSFYPTKNMTTGEGGMVVTDDDVLADRLRSYIDHGRDDEGNHAVVGHNFRMTDICAAVGRVQLEKLDDYVDARREHAAAYDDALTETDVVGPVEPDGCRHAYHQYTVRCDDREALRSHLRDYGISPAVYYPTPIHEEPAYDDVDASLPVAERAAEEVLSLPVHPSLSADDVRRITVALTEYEA, from the coding sequence ATGAGCGACACCCGGCCGCTCGAACCCGACATCGCCATCGCATCGCCGGACGTCGGCGAGACGGAGCTGCGTCGCATCCACGACGTGTTGCGCTCCGGCCACCTCAGCGGCGGCGACGAGGTGGCCGCGTTCGGCGAGGAATTCGCGGATTACTGCACAGTTGCACACGGCGTTCCGACCAGCAACGGAACGACCGCCCTCCACGCCGCCCTCGAAGCGCTGGAGCTCGGCGCGGGCGACACCGTCCTCACGACCCCGTTCTCGTTCGTCGCCACGGCCAACGCCGTGCGTCACGTCGGCGCGACGCCGGTCTTCGCCGACATCGACCCGACGACGTACAACCTGGATCCCGAAGCGGTCGAGGCGACCGCAGAATCCCACGGCGACATCGACGCCATCGTCGCCGTCCACCTCTACGGCTGTCCCGCCCCGATGGCGGAGTTGCGCGAGCTCGCCGACCGATACGACGCGGCCCTCGTCGAGGACGCCGCACAGGCCCACGGCGCGGCGTATCGGGGCCGCCCGGTCGGCAGCCTGGGCGACGTCGCCTGCTTCAGTTTCTATCCGACGAAGAACATGACGACGGGCGAGGGCGGGATGGTCGTCACGGACGACGACGTGCTCGCCGACCGGCTGCGGAGCTACATCGACCACGGCCGCGACGACGAGGGGAACCACGCCGTCGTCGGCCACAACTTCCGGATGACGGACATCTGCGCCGCCGTCGGGCGCGTGCAGTTGGAGAAGCTCGACGACTACGTCGACGCTCGGCGAGAGCACGCCGCGGCGTACGACGACGCGCTGACCGAGACCGACGTCGTCGGGCCGGTCGAACCCGACGGCTGTCGGCACGCCTACCACCAGTACACCGTCCGCTGTGACGACCGCGAAGCGCTGCGGTCTCACCTCCGAGACTACGGCATCAGCCCCGCGGTGTACTACCCGACCCCGATACACGAGGAACCGGCCTACGACGACGTCGACGCGTCGCTCCCGGTGGCGGAACGCGCGGCGGAGGAAGTCCTCTCGCTGCCGGTCCATCCGTCGCTCTCGGCGGACGACGTCCGGCGGATCACAGTCGCGCTCACGGAGTACGAAGCATGA
- a CDS encoding DUF7344 domain-containing protein, with product MTAPVARDTVFEVLSNNRRRFIISTLRQRDDPVELTTLAREIGAHEADIDPSAVDSAEQKRVYVSLYQTHIPKLESAGFVRYDEETRTVAATPTVAEVDRYLGPVQSALPWSRLNGALSLVVGGLFLGTLFEISVLTGVSPLLLASAIVVVLLVVAVAQLVDHRRCQRARPLELRDP from the coding sequence ATGACAGCGCCGGTCGCCCGCGATACGGTGTTCGAGGTGTTGAGCAACAACCGGCGGCGGTTCATCATCTCGACGCTCCGGCAGCGCGACGACCCCGTGGAACTGACCACGCTCGCCAGAGAGATCGGCGCGCACGAGGCGGACATCGACCCGTCGGCGGTCGATTCGGCCGAGCAGAAGCGAGTCTACGTCTCGCTGTACCAGACGCACATCCCGAAACTGGAGAGCGCCGGGTTCGTCCGATACGACGAGGAGACGCGCACCGTCGCCGCGACGCCGACCGTGGCCGAAGTGGATCGGTACCTCGGTCCGGTGCAGTCGGCGCTCCCGTGGTCGCGGCTCAACGGCGCGCTCTCGCTGGTCGTCGGCGGACTGTTTCTCGGGACGCTGTTCGAGATCTCGGTGCTGACCGGCGTTTCTCCGCTGTTGCTGGCGAGTGCGATCGTCGTCGTATTGCTCGTCGTCGCCGTGGCACAGCTCGTCGATCACCGGCGGTGTCAGCGCGCCCGCCCGCTCGAACTCAGGGATCCGTGA
- a CDS encoding winged helix-turn-helix domain-containing protein, which yields MSDSDPWDDVSYVISSRYRVETLKRLAEGPATPSLIAEETGLSIAHVSRALQELKEGDLVTLLVSEDRRKGRVYGITDPGQEVWNTIEAENML from the coding sequence ATGAGTGACTCAGATCCGTGGGACGACGTCAGCTACGTCATCAGCTCGCGCTATCGCGTCGAGACGCTCAAACGACTCGCCGAGGGGCCGGCTACCCCCTCGCTCATCGCCGAGGAGACCGGGTTGAGCATCGCACACGTCTCGCGGGCCTTACAGGAGCTCAAAGAGGGAGACCTCGTCACGTTGCTGGTCTCTGAGGACCGACGAAAGGGCCGCGTCTACGGGATTACCGATCCGGGACAGGAAGTCTGGAACACCATCGAAGCGGAGAACATGCTGTAG
- a CDS encoding HalOD1 output domain-containing protein: MEICMGAGTTSSRSIGPEQSVATVVALELAAVRNEDPMDIAPLSDSINTDALNAFFRGSDADFELTFTHEGHAITVSSTEVTVARE; this comes from the coding sequence ATGGAGATTTGCATGGGAGCAGGGACCACAAGCAGTCGGTCTATCGGGCCGGAGCAGTCGGTAGCGACGGTCGTCGCGCTCGAACTCGCGGCGGTCCGGAACGAGGATCCGATGGATATCGCGCCGCTGTCCGACTCGATAAACACCGACGCGCTGAACGCGTTCTTCCGGGGAAGCGACGCGGATTTCGAACTCACGTTCACGCACGAGGGCCACGCGATCACCGTCTCGTCGACCGAAGTCACCGTCGCTCGCGAGTAG
- a CDS encoding NAD-dependent epimerase/dehydratase family protein — protein sequence MALESVSDRRVLVTGGAGFVGSHLVAALAPTNDVTVLDDFSTGARDHLPEDVTVVEGDVRDEAAVDEAMAGIDVVFHEAAMVSVPESVERPVDCHRLNGGATVGVLDRARRHDARVVLASSAAVYGTPEKVPVEESDALSPASPYGFEKRSNEQYARFYAETYGLPTVPLRYFNVYGPRGLDGEYAGVIGTFVRQAQAGEPLTVEGDGEQTRDFVYVGDVVRANLRAATTDATGRPFNVGTGESVTINHLAETVRDVVGSDVSIEHVPPREGDIERSEADVTVASDRLGFEADVGLREGLALTLAED from the coding sequence ATGGCACTGGAGTCAGTCAGCGACCGGCGAGTGCTCGTCACCGGCGGCGCGGGGTTCGTCGGGAGCCACCTCGTCGCCGCGCTCGCACCGACGAACGACGTGACCGTCCTGGACGACTTCTCGACGGGCGCGCGGGACCACCTCCCCGAGGACGTCACGGTCGTCGAGGGCGACGTCAGGGACGAGGCCGCCGTCGACGAGGCGATGGCGGGCATCGATGTCGTCTTCCACGAGGCGGCGATGGTCAGCGTGCCCGAGTCCGTCGAGCGGCCGGTGGACTGCCACCGGCTGAACGGCGGGGCGACGGTCGGCGTCCTCGACCGCGCGCGCCGACACGACGCCCGGGTCGTCCTCGCGTCCAGCGCCGCCGTCTACGGGACGCCGGAGAAGGTCCCCGTCGAAGAGAGCGACGCGCTGTCGCCCGCCTCGCCGTACGGTTTCGAGAAGCGTTCGAACGAGCAGTACGCGAGGTTCTACGCGGAGACGTACGGCCTGCCGACCGTGCCGCTCCGGTACTTCAACGTCTACGGCCCGCGCGGCCTCGACGGGGAGTACGCCGGCGTCATCGGGACGTTCGTCCGGCAGGCGCAGGCCGGCGAGCCGCTGACCGTCGAGGGCGACGGCGAGCAGACCCGCGATTTCGTCTACGTCGGCGACGTGGTCCGGGCGAACCTGCGGGCGGCCACCACCGACGCGACCGGCCGCCCGTTCAACGTCGGCACCGGCGAGAGCGTCACGATCAACCACCTCGCCGAGACGGTTCGGGACGTGGTGGGTTCCGACGTCTCCATCGAACACGTTCCGCCCCGCGAGGGCGACATCGAGCGAAGCGAGGCGGACGTGACCGTCGCCAGCGACCGACTCGGGTTCGAAGCCGACGTGGGCCTCCGCGAGGGGCTCGCCCTGACGCTCGCCGAGGACTGA